In Musa acuminata AAA Group cultivar baxijiao chromosome BXJ2-8, Cavendish_Baxijiao_AAA, whole genome shotgun sequence, one genomic interval encodes:
- the LOC135619197 gene encoding uncharacterized protein LOC135619197 → MEPLSFVADKIKRFGKAAFTTRSNSLRQNPVEIVKSLRQEAHSELVKLMERQDNVEHLLAFKLGKKRPFHEVSIQMKGIINVVGFLLFGENDFRQSCGVLHRAGIKTGIHSRLMFEKVVGQKNDLVAEFVTSREHPLSLERLMYSAHINKFSSATIALGVECNDFTISPSSMQEQCLNGFIPSGPPLFNQNHGCAAGIVLKGTKIAGSLAELVSGIGMQRDGTGQSSCLTTFGQVSYQLFERVKVNLSGVWQKPASGFIKLGTLTIPLSNLKQHTGAEASHAIAVTEPADGDLANSAAGSIAIMLDSEVDGSNKLGFWLEVQKSSPGSPKLGFSLSNTPSGELGWGVKLRGTSNEQLTLHMEGFLMFCLGGNFVLQPGLVYVIEGGTRTPAFICQSSWSL, encoded by the exons ATGGAACCCTTGTCTTTCGTCGCAGACAAGATCAAACGGTTCGGGAAGGCGGCTTTCACCACGCGCTCGAATTCGCTCAGGCAAAATCCT GTTGAAATAGTGAAAAGTTTACGACAAGAAGCACATTCTGAATTAGTGAAGCTAATGGAGAGGCAGGATAATGTCGAACACTTGCTTGCCTTTAAACTTGGCAAAAAAAGGCCATTCCACGAAGTCAGCATACAGATGAAGGGAATAATCaatgtggttggatttttatTGTTTGGAGAAAATGATTTCCGGCAGTCCTGTGGTGTTCTACATCGAGCAGGAATCAAGACGGGCATCCATTCAAGATTAATGTTTGAGAAGGTTGTCGGGCAGAAAAATGATCTTGTCGCAGAGTTTGTGACCAGCCGAGAGCATCCTCTATCACTGGAAAGATTGATGTACTCAGCACACATCAATAAATTTTCTTCAGCCACGATAGCCTTAGGCGTCGAATGCAACGACTTTACCATCAGTCCTAGTAGTATGCAG GAGCAGTGTCTTAATGGGTTCATTCCATCTGGGCCACCTTTGTTTAACCAGAATCATGGTTGTGCTGCTGGCATAGTGCTTAAAGGAACAAAGATAGCAGGTTCTTTAGCCGAGTTGGTTTCTGGGATCGGAATGCAACGTGATGGCACTGGGCAGAGCAGTTGCTTGACCACATTCGGGCAAGTTTCTTACCAACTTTTTGAACGAGTAAAAGTAAATCTCTCTGGTGTCTGGCAAAAACCTGCATCTGGGTTTATCAAACTTGGTACGCTTACTATACCACTGAGCAATTTGAAACAACATACAGGAGCCGAAGCATCTCATGCTATTGCCGTGACAGAACCAGCAGACGGCGACTTAGCTAACTCTGCTGCTGGGTCGATCGCTATAATGTTGGATTCGGAGGTCGACGGTAGTAACAAATTAGGATTTTGGTTGGAGGTGCAGAAATCTAGCCCAGGTTCACCGAAGTTGGGTTTCTCTTTATCTAATACCCCTTCTGGTGAGCTAGGATGGGGTGTGAAACTGAGAGGAACGAGTAATGAGCAGTTGACCCTTCATATGGAAGGGTTTCTCATGTTCTGTCTTGGTGGAAATTTTGTGTTGCAACCTGGCCTAGTATATGTGATTGAAGGGGGAACTAGAACTCCTGCATTCATATGTCAATCAAGCTGGTCTTTGTAA
- the LOC135619198 gene encoding SKP1-like protein 1, which translates to MASAVAADGEKRKVTLKSSDGEEFEVAEAAAMESQTIRHMIEDGCAESGIPLPNVTSRILAKVIEYCNKHVDASSKSGEDGATGSVADDDLKAWDAEFVKVDQATLFDLILAANYLNIKSLLDLTCQTVADMIKGKTPEEIRKTFNIKNDFTPEEEEEIRRENQWAFE; encoded by the exons atgGCGTCGGCTGTAGCGGCGGACGGGGAGAAGAGGAAGGTGACGCTGAAGAGCTCGGATGGGGAGGAGTTCGaggtggcggaggcggcggccaTGGAGTCGCAGACCATCCGCCACATGATCGAGGACGGCTGCGCCGAGAGCGGTATCCCCCTTCCCAACGTCACTTCCAGGATCCTCGCGAAGGTCATCGAGTACTGCAACAAGCACGTCGACGCCTCCTCCAAGTCCGGCGAGGACGGCGCCACCGGAAGCGTCGCGGACGACGACCTCAAGGCCTGGGACGCCGAGTTCGTCAAGGTCGACCAGGCCACCCTCTTCGATCTCATTCTG GCTGCAAACTATCTCAACATCAAATCTTTGCTAGACTTGACTTGCCAAACTGTGGCTGACATGATAAAGGGCAAAACTCCAGAGGAGATTCGCAAGACCTTCAATATCAAGAATGACTTCACAcctgaagaggaggaagagatccGGAGAGAAAACCAATGGGCCTTTGAGTGA